One Succinivibrio dextrinosolvens DNA window includes the following coding sequences:
- a CDS encoding CesT family type III secretion system chaperone: MENLKYQEYLQLLGKNLGLDLSFDENNVCEILVNSNDVVDIVANPDDHNLILSSVIAPDLPDPVSYSVIIDILDLALGPVLTRGGNCPVVGRDPENGMLVLYQVCTEAFIDNGFLPDIFMDFFKFKLSISQHLEKNAAKESSDKPAWIVTA, translated from the coding sequence ATGGAAAACTTAAAATATCAGGAATACCTACAGTTACTAGGAAAAAATCTTGGACTGGATTTATCTTTTGATGAGAATAATGTCTGCGAAATTCTTGTAAATAGCAATGACGTAGTAGATATTGTGGCTAATCCTGACGATCATAATCTGATCCTGTCATCCGTAATTGCTCCAGATCTGCCTGATCCGGTAAGTTACTCAGTAATCATTGATATTCTGGATCTGGCTTTAGGTCCTGTTCTGACACGCGGCGGTAACTGCCCTGTAGTTGGACGTGATCCAGAAAATGGAATGCTGGTTCTTTATCAGGTATGTACAGAGGCCTTTATTGATAATGGCTTCCTTCCTGATATTTTTATGGATTTTTTCAAATTCAAGTTATCCATTAGCCAGCATTTAGAAAAAAATGCTGCAAAAGAATCTTCTGATAAACCTGCATGGATTGTAACTGCCTAA
- a CDS encoding MerR family transcriptional regulator, with amino-acid sequence MYTIGQLSKMFDLPVSTLRYYDKEGLFLDLQRTSGIRKFNDRQVEALRVIECLKKSGLEIKDIRQFMKWCEEGPSTYQKRKDMFEKQKENIEAEMEKLNRTLCMIKFKCWYYEQALKDGSEAKIQQMIPDNLPEDIQALYDEAHKALESSEDIEQ; translated from the coding sequence ATGTACACAATCGGCCAGCTTTCAAAGATGTTTGATCTTCCGGTATCTACCTTAAGATATTACGACAAGGAAGGTCTGTTCTTAGATCTCCAGAGAACATCTGGCATTCGTAAATTCAATGACAGACAGGTTGAAGCATTAAGAGTTATAGAGTGTTTAAAAAAATCAGGTCTCGAAATCAAAGATATCCGTCAGTTCATGAAATGGTGTGAGGAAGGACCTTCCACCTACCAGAAACGTAAAGATATGTTTGAAAAGCAGAAAGAGAACATTGAAGCGGAAATGGAAAAGCTCAACAGAACACTGTGCATGATTAAATTTAAATGCTGGTACTACGAACAGGCATTAAAAGATGGTTCTGAGGCGAAAATTCAGCAAATGATTCCGGATAATCTTCCAGAGGATATTCAGGCTCTGTATGATGAAGCACATAAAGCGCTAGAGTCATCTGAAGATATAGAACAGTAG
- a CDS encoding alpha/beta hydrolase, producing MKTLLKSVLLGSALSSAVFAVSAADVKNNTNEIQLTQKWDKTFKLSDKVNHSKVTFKTRFGTTIAADMYVPKSATGKLAAIAVSGPFGAVKEQASGLYAQTMAERGYLTIAFDPSFTGESSGTPRYMASPDINTEDFQAAVDFLSNLDNVDKERIGIIGICGWGGIALKTAAVDTRIKATVASTMYDMSRVIRNGYNDSEDSKQQRHEKLSAMNDQRTRDFAAGSYDRDGGLPDTLPEGAPQFVVDYYNYYKKTRGYHERSVNSNGGWAKVSALSFMNTHLLSTIDEIESPVMLVHGEKAHSRYFSETAFKSLKGDNKSLVIVPGASHTDLYDQTDIIPFNKIDDFFSKYLAK from the coding sequence ATGAAAACTCTTTTAAAATCTGTTTTATTAGGTTCCGCTCTTTCATCTGCTGTTTTCGCTGTTTCTGCCGCAGACGTTAAGAATAATACAAACGAAATTCAGTTAACTCAGAAGTGGGATAAGACCTTTAAGTTAAGTGATAAGGTTAATCATTCAAAGGTAACATTCAAAACCAGATTCGGTACAACTATTGCTGCAGATATGTACGTACCAAAGTCAGCAACAGGTAAGCTTGCAGCCATTGCTGTAAGTGGTCCGTTTGGTGCTGTAAAAGAGCAGGCATCAGGACTATATGCTCAGACTATGGCGGAAAGAGGCTATCTGACCATCGCTTTTGATCCTTCCTTTACCGGTGAAAGTTCTGGTACCCCAAGATATATGGCATCTCCTGATATCAACACTGAGGATTTTCAGGCTGCAGTAGATTTTCTCTCTAATCTGGATAATGTAGATAAGGAAAGAATTGGTATTATCGGTATCTGTGGCTGGGGCGGTATTGCACTAAAAACAGCTGCTGTAGATACCCGCATCAAGGCTACTGTTGCTTCAACAATGTACGATATGAGTCGTGTGATTAGAAATGGCTACAACGACAGTGAAGATTCTAAACAGCAAAGACATGAAAAGCTCTCTGCAATGAATGATCAGAGAACCAGAGATTTTGCTGCAGGCTCCTACGATAGAGACGGAGGTCTTCCTGATACTCTTCCTGAAGGTGCTCCTCAGTTCGTTGTTGATTATTACAATTACTACAAAAAAACTCGTGGCTATCATGAGCGCTCGGTAAACTCCAACGGAGGCTGGGCTAAGGTATCAGCATTATCCTTCATGAATACTCATCTTTTATCAACAATTGATGAGATTGAATCTCCTGTGATGCTTGTTCATGGAGAGAAGGCCCATTCAAGATATTTCAGTGAGACTGCATTCAAGTCTTTAAAGGGGGATAACAAATCACTGGTGATTGTCCCAGGTGCAAGTCATACTGATTTATACGATCAGACTGATATTATTCCATTTAACAAGATTGATGATTTCTTTAGCAAGTATTTAGCAAAATAA
- a CDS encoding iron-containing alcohol dehydrogenase, with product MQISFYNPTRLVFGKGKLKELGSYAKEYGKKALIVYGGGSIKKNGVFDSAVASLKDAGIDFVECGGIEPNPKIDSVRRGIDLIRKNGCDLIIAIGGGSAMDCSKAIGAGALYDGDPWDMIFHGQENVYIPTRCMPIITVPTLAATGSEMNPGAVISNSETHEKSFVQTDALFPKVAVVDPTLTLTVPKNQTGYGVCDIIVHLTESYFNGVDGTPIQDEFALATIKNCMQYGIKAYNNGSDLEAREQVQWSSILALNGFVNCGTNGAFPVHMIEHTVSGIYDITHAAGLAIINPSWMRFTITHGGNVDKFARFASYLFGIQNDGDKVKTALAGVDKYEEFLKEIGCPVRFSELNIDESNYEKIADITLKVIHDENGKLPARPALSKEDILTILKNAS from the coding sequence ATGCAGATTTCTTTTTATAATCCAACCAGACTTGTATTTGGCAAAGGCAAACTAAAAGAGCTTGGCAGTTATGCAAAAGAGTATGGTAAGAAGGCTTTAATTGTCTACGGAGGCGGTTCAATCAAAAAGAACGGTGTATTTGATAGTGCAGTAGCTTCACTTAAAGATGCTGGTATTGATTTTGTTGAGTGTGGTGGAATTGAGCCAAATCCAAAGATTGATTCTGTAAGACGTGGTATTGATCTTATCCGTAAAAACGGCTGTGATCTGATTATTGCAATTGGTGGCGGAAGTGCCATGGACTGTTCAAAGGCAATTGGTGCTGGTGCTTTGTATGATGGTGATCCCTGGGATATGATTTTCCATGGTCAGGAAAATGTATATATTCCAACCAGATGTATGCCAATTATTACTGTTCCTACACTTGCAGCAACCGGATCAGAGATGAATCCAGGAGCTGTAATTTCAAATTCAGAAACTCATGAGAAATCTTTCGTGCAGACAGATGCTCTTTTCCCTAAGGTTGCTGTTGTTGATCCTACTCTTACTCTGACTGTACCAAAGAATCAGACCGGATATGGCGTCTGTGACATTATTGTCCACCTGACTGAGTCATATTTTAATGGAGTGGATGGTACCCCTATTCAGGATGAATTTGCACTTGCTACCATTAAGAACTGTATGCAGTATGGGATAAAAGCTTATAATAATGGCTCTGATCTTGAAGCTCGTGAACAGGTGCAGTGGTCATCTATTCTGGCCCTGAACGGCTTTGTTAACTGCGGCACCAACGGTGCTTTCCCTGTGCATATGATTGAGCATACTGTATCAGGTATCTATGATATTACCCATGCGGCAGGTCTTGCTATCATCAATCCATCATGGATGAGATTTACGATTACTCATGGCGGAAATGTAGACAAGTTTGCCCGTTTTGCCTCCTATCTCTTTGGTATTCAGAATGATGGAGACAAGGTTAAGACTGCACTTGCAGGTGTTGATAAATATGAAGAATTCCTAAAGGAGATTGGCTGCCCTGTAAGATTCTCAGAACTTAATATTGATGAGTCAAATTATGAGAAGATTGCGGATATAACCCTGAAGGTAATTCATGATGAAAATGGCAAGCTTCCAGCAAGACCGGCCTTATCCAAGGAAGATATCCTCACAATTCTAAAGAATGCCTCATAA
- a CDS encoding GNAT family N-acetyltransferase encodes MQCRLATQNDLNTIMNLYSIARDFMIKNGNPHQWADNNWPPVELLKSDIEKSQCYVCEHNGNIVGVFVYIFGKDCDPTYLRITDGNWIDDSAYGVVHRLATDGVTKGVGSFCLNWCYEKAGHLRLDTHGDNKPMQALARKLGFVHCGTIYVEHDNYPRLAYEKSALTKKLNK; translated from the coding sequence ATGCAGTGTAGATTAGCAACTCAGAATGACCTTAATACTATCATGAATCTATATAGTATTGCCCGTGATTTTATGATAAAGAACGGTAATCCTCATCAATGGGCAGATAATAACTGGCCGCCTGTAGAACTTCTTAAAAGTGATATTGAAAAGTCACAGTGCTATGTCTGTGAGCATAATGGGAATATAGTCGGAGTCTTTGTATACATATTCGGTAAAGACTGTGATCCTACCTATCTTAGGATTACTGATGGCAATTGGATTGATGATTCTGCTTACGGTGTAGTGCACAGACTTGCTACGGATGGTGTAACAAAGGGAGTAGGTTCTTTCTGTTTAAACTGGTGTTATGAAAAGGCAGGGCATTTAAGACTGGATACTCATGGTGATAACAAACCGATGCAGGCTCTGGCTAGAAAGCTTGGTTTTGTTCACTGCGGAACCATTTATGTTGAGCATGATAATTATCCACGTCTTGCCTATGAAAAATCAGCACTGACAAAAAAATTAAATAAATAA
- the panB gene encoding 3-methyl-2-oxobutanoate hydroxymethyltransferase, with the protein MKITVSTFAKRKAEKQRISMLTCYDYTTAKIVNSSNVDAVLVGDSLGNVMLGYEDTLSVTMEDMITFGHAVARGCKDKLVVIDMPFMSYQVSVEQAITNAGRLLKEGRGNAVKLEGGKKVAEHIRAITNAGIPVMAHIGMTPQSVNAFGGNKVQGKTELAAKMLIEDALAVQEAGAFSVVLECVPAKLAKIVTEKLSIPTIGIGAGPDCDGQILVYQDMLGMYKDFSPKFVKHFGNVGDQILEAFNKYDSEVKTSAFPSEEHCFKIDDEVLEKLY; encoded by the coding sequence ATGAAGATTACTGTTTCAACATTCGCCAAACGCAAGGCAGAGAAACAAAGAATTTCAATGCTGACCTGCTATGACTACACCACCGCAAAGATTGTAAACTCCTCAAACGTGGATGCGGTTTTAGTCGGTGATTCTCTCGGAAACGTAATGCTTGGCTATGAAGACACCCTATCCGTAACCATGGAAGATATGATCACCTTTGGTCACGCTGTGGCAAGAGGTTGTAAAGACAAGCTGGTGGTTATCGATATGCCTTTCATGTCATATCAGGTTTCGGTAGAACAGGCTATTACCAATGCCGGCAGACTACTTAAGGAAGGACGTGGAAATGCAGTAAAGCTTGAGGGTGGTAAAAAAGTTGCAGAGCACATCAGAGCAATTACAAACGCCGGTATTCCTGTAATGGCACACATTGGAATGACTCCTCAGTCAGTTAATGCCTTTGGCGGTAACAAGGTTCAGGGTAAAACAGAGCTTGCAGCAAAAATGCTGATTGAAGATGCGCTGGCTGTACAGGAAGCAGGTGCATTCTCTGTTGTACTTGAGTGCGTTCCAGCCAAGCTTGCAAAGATCGTTACTGAAAAACTTTCAATTCCAACCATAGGAATTGGAGCAGGTCCAGACTGTGACGGTCAGATTCTGGTATATCAGGATATGCTTGGAATGTATAAGGACTTCTCTCCAAAATTCGTAAAGCACTTTGGAAATGTTGGAGACCAGATTCTTGAGGCATTCAACAAATATGACTCTGAGGTTAAAACCTCTGCTTTTCCTTCAGAAGAGCATTGCTTCAAGATTGATGATGAGGTTTTAGAAAAACTTTACTAA
- a CDS encoding Rossmann-like and DUF2520 domain-containing protein: protein MRIGFIGAGKVGCSLALYFHFHHCDISGFYSKTTEHAAQIAKRVSSKAYADINELAAQSDLLFLTVPDDEISSVYKRISNKFLKDTTVCHCSGSLTAKEVFGEDDETIGLHKISLHPLCAVDSVDGYRDFDKVYFFMEGNLKTTENIKKFLTDIGLKVRIINSDIKVKYHLAASVVSNQVVALVNEGVEILGQCGFSREESLKALSPLILGNVEHILEKGPVQALTGPIQRGDVNTLNRHMLSLDSYSDRLLYTLLSRKLLKIAKIKNPDRDFSKLEKFVNE, encoded by the coding sequence AGGTTTTATTGGAGCAGGAAAAGTTGGATGCTCTCTTGCTCTTTATTTTCACTTCCATCACTGTGATATCTCAGGCTTCTATTCAAAAACAACAGAGCATGCAGCTCAGATAGCAAAAAGGGTCTCATCAAAGGCATACGCCGATATAAATGAGCTGGCGGCACAGAGCGATCTGCTGTTTCTTACAGTACCTGATGATGAAATATCATCTGTTTATAAAAGAATTTCCAATAAATTTCTAAAGGACACTACCGTCTGTCACTGCTCAGGATCACTTACCGCAAAAGAGGTTTTCGGTGAAGACGATGAAACAATTGGATTACACAAGATAAGTCTACATCCACTGTGCGCTGTTGACTCTGTAGATGGATACAGAGATTTTGATAAAGTCTATTTCTTTATGGAAGGAAATTTAAAAACAACAGAGAACATAAAGAAATTTTTAACAGACATCGGACTGAAAGTCAGAATCATAAACTCAGATATCAAGGTTAAATATCATCTTGCAGCTTCTGTAGTCAGCAACCAGGTTGTAGCTCTGGTTAACGAAGGTGTCGAAATTCTGGGACAATGCGGTTTTTCCAGAGAAGAATCACTAAAAGCCCTCTCCCCTCTTATTCTTGGTAATGTCGAACACATTCTTGAAAAAGGACCTGTTCAGGCTCTTACCGGACCAATCCAGAGAGGAGATGTAAATACTCTTAACAGGCACATGCTCTCTCTCGATTCCTATAGTGACAGACTTTTATACACTCTTTTATCTCGCAAGCTTTTGAAGATTGCAAAAATAAAAAATCCCGACAGAGATTTTAGTAAATTAGAAAAATTCGTTAACGAATAA